Part of the bacterium genome, CGCTTCCGCATCTCATCCACTTGCTTTTTCACCTGCGCCATCATCTGCTGTAACTGGTCTTCGCTGCGCAGATTCTCGAACCACGGATCGCGTTCAATGGTGCGATAGTCTCGCCAGCCCACTTCGATAGCTTTTTGCAACCATTTGTAGGCTTCGGCTTTATTGTTACGGATGGCAAAAACCGCGGCTGTATAATAATAAGTTTCTATTGCCTCACTGCCCGCAGCTATCGCTTTCATGTAAACGCTGAGGGCGGACTCGAGCAGCTTATGTGCTTGCGATGGCTCACCTTCTTTTAAAAGGACATGGCCCAAACCGATGGCACTTAAAGAGCGGGGGGCGGTTGCCACCGAAGTATCTATTTGCAGGGCGCGTTGAAAGTATGGCTTTGCCGCGGCGAAATTGCCCATTATACCATATATCTGTCCAGCGCCCTCGATAATTCTGATCTCATCGGGAGCAAGCGCAGCCATTTTTTCGGCCTGTTCGCTGGCTTGCTCGTCTCGGCCTTGGGCCAAACAAAGAAGCGCTAAAAAGAAATACGTTTCGACATAATTCGGTTGCAGCTCGATGGCTTTTTTGAAGTATTGCTCGGCTTGCAGCGGCAGGTCCAATCGGCGATAGCTTTCACCGATATAAGCGTAATGATTGATCGCAGCGGGATTGATCGCCACGGCTCTTTTCTGCCAGCGCAACGCTTCGACCAATGCCCCGGTATAGAGATAGTAAAGGCCGAGGTTGGCAATGGCGGGATAGTAGCTCGGATTGCGTTCAACCGCGCGTTGGTAGGCTTCGAATCCCTGGCGTGGCAATCCTTTGTAAATGTAGGTTGTGCCCAATGCTTTGAATCCTTCGGCGGCGTTCGGATCGAGAGCAATGGCCTTCTGGCTGGCGGTGATGGCCGAGTCCAGCCAGGCCATGGGGAAGGAATATCGCCCATACCGTTGCGCATAAGCATCCCCTAAGCCAGCCCACGCCTGGGCATAATTGGGATCGAACTCGAGCGCATTTTTGAACAGACCAATGGCGGTCTCGTTATCCTGTTTGTTGTAGTGGTAGTAATAATCGCGCCCGCGGAGATAATATTCATAAGCCGTCAGGTTTTTAGTGGGCGCTTTCTCAATCCGCTCCTTTTCCATCGGAGAAAGTTTTGCCTGCAGCGCCCGGGCTATTTTCTCGGCGACATCGCTCTGGACAGCAAAAATGTGGGTAAATTCTTTGTCGTAAGTTTCGGCCCAGAGGTGCTCATCGCTCAGCGCATCAATCAATTGCGCCACAATTCGCACCTGGTTGTCGGCGCGGCGCACGCTGCCCTCCAGAATCGTTGCCACATTGAGTTCGTTGCCGATCTCGCGAATGCTTTTCGTTGTTCCTTTAAATTGCATGACAGAAGTGCGGGAGATCACCCGCAGGTCAGCAATCTTCGATAATTGTGTCAGAATGTCTTCGGTAATACCGTCGCTGAAAAATTCATCTTCTTTGCT contains:
- a CDS encoding protein kinase translates to MIGKTFSHYKILAKLGEGGMGVVYKAEDLKLKRTVALKFLPPELTRDPEAKERFIQEAQAASALDHPNICTIHEIDETEDWQLFIVMACYEGETLKKKVASGQLSVDSVIDISIQIAQGLAKAHEHGITHRDIKPANVMITNDGVVKILDFGLAKLKGQIGMTKAGMTLGTVAYMSPEQAQGEAVDERSDIWSFGVVLYEILTGQLPFKGEYEQAVIYSILNETPEPVSSLRSTVPTELERIVNLCLAKNPADRYQQMTELLADLRSLQPQRASGVTQQPRAKISRERRILPYIIGVTGIVLALIVWRIFFQPRAASIDRKSIAVLPFTNLSESKEDEFFSDGITEDILTQLSKIADLRVISRTSVMQFKGTTKSIREIGNELNVATILEGSVRRADNQVRIVAQLIDALSDEHLWAETYDKEFTHIFAVQSDVAEKIARALQAKLSPMEKERIEKAPTKNLTAYEYYLRGRDYYYHYNKQDNETAIGLFKNALEFDPNYAQAWAGLGDAYAQRYGRYSFPMAWLDSAITASQKAIALDPNAAEGFKALGTTYIYKGLPRQGFEAYQRAVERNPSYYPAIANLGLYYLYTGALVEALRWQKRAVAINPAAINHYAYIGESYRRLDLPLQAEQYFKKAIELQPNYVETYFFLALLCLAQGRDEQASEQAEKMAALAPDEIRIIEGAGQIYGIMGNFAAAKPYFQRALQIDTSVATAPRSLSAIGLGHVLLKEGEPSQAHKLLESALSVYMKAIAAGSEAIETYYYTAAVFAIRNNKAEAYKWLQKAIEVGWRDYRTIERDPWFENLRSEDQLQQMMAQVKKQVDEMRKRLEIMEKE